The Sphingomonas sp. LY54 genome includes a region encoding these proteins:
- a CDS encoding electron transfer flavoprotein subunit beta/FixA family protein, with amino-acid sequence MKLLVPVKRVIDYNVKPRVKADGSGVDLANVKMSMNPFDEIAVEEAIRLKEKGVATEIVVVSIGPAKAQETLRTALAMGADRAILVQTDAEVEPLAVAKILHKVAEEEQPKMVILGKQAIDDDSNQTGQMLAALLGWAQGTFASKVDVAGEEVSVTREVDGGLETVKLKLPAIVTTDLRLNEPRYASLPNIMKAKSKPLATKAPEDYGVDVTPRLKTLKVTEPSKREAGVKVGSVDELIGKLKTLGVVA; translated from the coding sequence ATGAAGCTGCTGGTGCCGGTCAAGCGCGTGATCGATTACAACGTCAAGCCGCGGGTCAAGGCCGACGGTTCGGGCGTCGATCTCGCCAACGTCAAGATGAGCATGAACCCGTTCGACGAGATCGCGGTCGAGGAAGCCATTCGCCTGAAGGAAAAGGGCGTGGCGACCGAGATCGTGGTCGTGTCGATCGGCCCCGCCAAGGCGCAGGAGACGCTCCGCACCGCGCTCGCCATGGGCGCGGACCGGGCGATCCTGGTCCAGACCGATGCCGAGGTCGAGCCGCTCGCCGTGGCCAAGATCCTGCACAAGGTCGCCGAGGAAGAGCAGCCGAAGATGGTGATCCTCGGCAAGCAGGCGATCGACGACGATTCCAACCAGACCGGCCAGATGCTCGCCGCTCTGCTGGGCTGGGCGCAGGGCACCTTCGCCTCCAAGGTCGACGTTGCCGGCGAAGAGGTCAGCGTCACCCGCGAGGTCGATGGCGGCCTCGAGACCGTGAAGCTCAAGCTGCCCGCGATCGTCACCACCGACCTTCGCTTGAATGAGCCGCGCTACGCTTCGCTGCCCAACATCATGAAGGCCAAGTCGAAGCCGCTCGCGACCAAGGCGCCCGAGGATTACGGCGTCGATGTGACGCCGCGCCTCAAGACGCTCAAGGTGACCGAGCCGTCGAAGCGCGAGGCCGGCGTGAAGGTGGGCTCGGTCGACGAGCTGATCGGTAAACTGAAGACGCTGGGAGTGGTGGCATGA